The stretch of DNA ACTTCTCACAAAGCTGAGATGGGAGCCATACACGAAATAAGTCACATGCATCTCTATTGTTGAGATTATACTGCGTAACCACAGCTTCCAACCTATTGGAAAGACTAATGGGTGAGGCACTTGTATCAAATTTCCCCAAAATTTGGCATAGGTTTGTTTTGTCCTGTATAGAGAGTGTTGTGGATTGGACACGATTGCTACCATGAATATGCAAACTATCCCTTCTTTGTCTACTTCCATCTGATACAGGAATAAAGAGAGAGGAACTATGATCTGGGGTCGATTGTAGATCATCTGCAGTGCAAATAGGCTGCTCCTCCCCCCATTTCCTATCTCTTTTCTCCTGTTCAGGGGAACCATACATTTGTGTTTGATTGCCACAATAACAAttattaacttttacattttcctGAGGTCTCAAGGTCCCACTGCAATGCTCTTTATGAACCAATTGTTTATTAGCATCATGTAACTGATTCTTAAGTGCTCTCACAACATCATCATTCTTTGCTTCTTTTTCTCCTAATGATGCAATTTGTAGATCTCTAAGCCTACATCTTTCCTCATATTCCTGTATTTCATCCTCCAAATCACAATTCTGTTGAACCAGTCTGTCCACTTCCTCTCTGAGCTCTTCACACTCACAACCATCACTTCCAGCACTAGCAATAGCCACAGTAATATCCTGTTCAACCTTATCCAGCTCACACCTTAACTGAGCCTTTTCAGAATACCATTGCAATTCCTTTTGTTCTGCAATCTCTTTCATTTTCATTAACATACACAACATATTAGCTAATTTCTCTTTCTTTGCTTTTTTACTCGCCTTTCTATGTTTGCTACTCGCATTCTGCTCATCACATTGTTTCATAATATCATTAAACTGGTGTGTCAATGCATCATCTGTACAAATCTTAAAACTAGCAGATGCATACTTTCCAACAAATTGATTTACAATTTCCATTTTTACCTACAATTCCTAGAACTACAGATAACAATAACTAGATATCACCAACTTACTATAGCCAGTAAATGATAGTACGCAAAGAAACAAAGATATCTCAAATAACTACTATAGCCAGTAAATGATAATACACAAAGAAACAAAGATATACCAAATAAACTACTATAGCCAGTAAATGATAATACACAAAGAAACAAAGATATCTCAAATAATTACTATATTATTGAGTAATAACTTACTACAAATAAACACAAAATTACTACAAACAGTAAATGACAATTTACTACACCAGGGACAAAGATTTCACATAATCCTCCCTACGGTAATTCACACTCCAAAATCACTTTCAGAGTCTCATGACCTTACCAATTCCTGACTGACCGTACCTCATATACCTGATCAACTACCGATCCAAGATCCAGGCCAAGAGTGATCTCCTATTGAGGCATAAGGCTACTTCCCCTTAACATGAGGTTCAGAGAGCTTACTCTCCCTCACTTTCCTCGCAGAGATGTCTGGTTTTATCCTTTAGATCCTATAAGTACTTCAGTCAACAGGGTACTAACCCTAACTTGCCGGCAACAATTAACACTTTAACAATTATACAGGCCTGAACTTCATAGACTATCAACAACACACATAACATAACATTGCTTATATAAGATACAAGTAAAGGAACTTATACTCACCAATTAAACGCGTCCGCTCATTGATGCAGTGTTTTCCAGAAATTCGGGTTGATTTCTCAGGTGTCTTTTAGTATCCACGAACCAGCATGCTACTTATCCACCAAGGATATTTCCCCTCGCTCTGTCTCTCTTGAAGTGGTTTTGGTCTGGTCACCATGCAGGATACTCCTTGGACTTTCAGGAACTGGATA from Hyla sarda isolate aHylSar1 chromosome 5, aHylSar1.hap1, whole genome shotgun sequence encodes:
- the LOC130273421 gene encoding posterior protein-like codes for the protein MEIVNQFVGKYASASFKICTDDALTHQFNDIMKQCDEQNASSKHRKASKKAKKEKLANMLCMLMKMKEIAEQKELQWYSEKAQLRCELDKVEQDITVAIASAGSDGCECEELREEVDRLVQQNCDLEDEIQEYEERCRLRDLQIASLGEKEAKNDDVVRALKNQLHDANKQLVHKEHCSGTLRPQENVKVNNCYCGNQTQMYGSPEQEKRDRKWGEEQPICTADDLQSTPDHSSSLFIPVSDGSRQRRDSLHIHGSNRVQSTTLSIQDKTNLCQILGKFDTSASPISLSNRLEAVVTQYNLNNRDACDLFRVWLPSQLCEKLQPPVGTHKGLSAELNSNWGNANDRLKELHRVMGGRDTRGTNALENAKLKRGDDPIIFCSEYLTIFRATYNCPDMSPDDSSFLYSMANKCTFVDYPTKVALRNANSYQAFLNILKDWIQETSHDSKPQKRISEVVKNEGKVRFMGKCYKCGNMGHTMRECRSTRKGNSKDLIPKKLQQKQGLNNEADRVPQTPEATLYGPLLKEIRRIGKAIAEMPDELKAPPPTNPYMKQ